In Xanthomonas sacchari, a genomic segment contains:
- the pyrE gene encoding orotate phosphoribosyltransferase: MTDYRQRFLQLALDAEALRFGEFTLKSGRLSPYFFNAGRFDSGASMARLAACYADAADAAGLDFDLLFGPAYKGIPLATAVACEYARRGRDLPLAFNRKEAKAHGEGGSLIGAPLAGRRVLIVDDVITAGTAIREALGIIRAAGGEPAAILVALDRQEIAAEHDRRSAAQAVAAEAGVPVVSVAHLGDLLAFIDGNADLVGFREPLLAYRARYGCASSG; this comes from the coding sequence ATGACCGACTACCGGCAACGTTTCCTGCAACTGGCCCTGGACGCGGAGGCGCTGCGCTTCGGCGAGTTCACGCTGAAGTCCGGACGCCTCAGCCCGTACTTCTTCAATGCCGGGCGCTTCGACTCCGGCGCCAGCATGGCGCGGCTGGCGGCGTGCTACGCCGATGCCGCCGACGCGGCCGGGCTCGACTTCGACCTGCTGTTCGGCCCGGCCTACAAGGGCATTCCGCTGGCCACGGCGGTGGCCTGCGAGTACGCGCGGCGCGGGCGCGACCTGCCGCTGGCGTTCAACCGCAAGGAGGCCAAGGCGCACGGCGAAGGCGGCAGCCTGATCGGCGCGCCGCTGGCCGGCCGCCGGGTGCTGATCGTGGACGACGTGATCACCGCCGGCACCGCGATCCGCGAGGCGCTGGGCATCATCCGTGCCGCCGGTGGCGAGCCGGCCGCGATCCTGGTCGCGCTGGACCGCCAGGAGATCGCCGCCGAGCACGACCGCCGCTCGGCGGCGCAGGCGGTGGCCGCCGAGGCCGGCGTTCCTGTGGTCTCGGTCGCGCATCTGGGCGACCTGCTTGCATTCATCGACGGAAACGCAGACCTTGTCGGCTTCCGCGAACCGCTGCTGGCCTACCGCGCCCGCTACGGTTGCGCTTCGTCTGGCTGA
- the coaBC gene encoding bifunctional phosphopantothenoylcysteine decarboxylase/phosphopantothenate--cysteine ligase CoaBC — MTPIFERPLQGRRVLLCVGGGIAAYKALELVRRLREAGAEVQVAMTAGAQQFVTPLSFQALSGQLTRTTLWDSGAEQAMGHLELARWAEQVVVAPATADLLARLAHGLADDLVGTLCLASTAPLTLCPAMNHRMWLHPATQANIATLRARGAQVVGPNDGPLAEGESGPGRLAEPEQIVAALAGGASQRATPTTAAVPSRSGTGTGTGVLRGLRVVISAGPTYEDLDPVRYLGNRSSGKMGYALAAAAARQGAEVVLVSGPVHLSTPDGVQRIDVRSAAQMREAVLGALPADVYIGTAAVADYTPKHVAAQKIKKSGETLTLELTRTPDILAEVAAQTQALKLVVGFAAETHDIERYARGKLADKHLDLIVANRVGVAGNGFESDQNAATAYWQDGERDFPAVSKTQLAEQLLDLIAQRLHA, encoded by the coding sequence GTGACCCCGATTTTCGAGAGGCCCCTGCAGGGGCGACGTGTGCTGTTGTGCGTCGGCGGGGGAATCGCCGCCTACAAGGCGCTGGAACTGGTGCGGCGCCTGCGCGAGGCCGGCGCCGAAGTGCAGGTGGCGATGACCGCCGGCGCGCAGCAGTTCGTCACTCCGCTGAGCTTCCAGGCGCTGTCCGGCCAGCTCACCCGCACCACGCTGTGGGACAGCGGGGCGGAGCAGGCGATGGGCCACCTGGAGCTGGCCCGCTGGGCCGAGCAGGTGGTGGTGGCGCCGGCCACCGCCGACCTGCTGGCGCGGCTGGCCCATGGGCTGGCCGACGACCTGGTGGGCACGCTGTGCCTGGCCAGCACCGCGCCGCTGACGCTGTGCCCGGCGATGAACCACCGCATGTGGCTGCACCCGGCCACCCAGGCCAACATCGCCACCCTGCGCGCGCGCGGCGCACAGGTGGTCGGCCCGAACGACGGGCCGCTGGCCGAAGGCGAGTCCGGCCCCGGCCGCCTGGCCGAACCCGAGCAGATCGTCGCCGCGCTGGCGGGCGGCGCGAGCCAGCGCGCCACGCCGACCACCGCCGCCGTCCCGTCGCGTTCCGGCACCGGCACCGGCACCGGCGTCTTGCGCGGGCTGCGCGTGGTGATCAGCGCCGGCCCCACCTACGAAGACCTGGATCCGGTGCGCTACCTGGGCAACCGCAGCAGCGGCAAGATGGGCTACGCGCTGGCCGCGGCCGCGGCCCGGCAGGGTGCCGAGGTGGTGCTGGTCAGCGGCCCGGTGCATTTGTCTACGCCCGACGGCGTGCAGCGCATCGACGTGCGCTCGGCCGCGCAGATGCGCGAGGCGGTGCTCGGCGCGCTGCCGGCGGACGTCTACATCGGCACCGCCGCGGTCGCCGATTACACGCCCAAACACGTGGCGGCGCAGAAGATCAAGAAGAGCGGCGAGACCCTGACCCTGGAGCTGACCCGGACCCCGGACATCCTGGCCGAGGTCGCCGCGCAGACCCAGGCGCTGAAGCTGGTGGTCGGCTTCGCCGCCGAGACCCACGACATCGAGCGCTACGCCCGTGGCAAACTCGCCGACAAGCACCTGGACCTGATCGTGGCCAACCGGGTGGGGGTGGCCGGCAATGGCTTCGAGAGCGACCAGAACGCGGCCACCGCCTATTGGCAGGACGGCGAACGCGACTTCCCGGCGGTCTCCAAGACGCAGCTGGCCGAACAATTGCTGGACCTGATCGCGCAGAGGCTGCACGCATGA
- a CDS encoding phosphomannomutase/phosphoglucomutase — MSEATQARPVPHGLRKVAPLLTVLLVLLVVWFGWSGVEQWRAEQAAATLEQARDAAVAQTQQALAGVGKRLSERLQQPAVQAALRRGDAAAAAQALRADWPQAEDAQVLPADLEPGYADAPRFGYGRLALLEQALLTDKLASAVIRDGGGPRLGLAAPVSLGDNAGVVYLRLPLALLTDPVAQASVPGTGYLALRQGNYDVVAAGNTALHDRADALSRPVGDSGLRMVASLPDTEAGPLGLDALPCLLVAGLCAVLGALLLLAARGRLPQPRVRRAGAAAVEEHTLQQSLQRQEPPPPPPPATEEAAPPRPVPTFTVAPGIFRAYDIRGVVGRDLSPQVAALIGQAIGAVMQEQGLNEVVVGRDGRLSGPELSAALIEGLRRAGCHVTDIGLAPTPVVYFAAYHLRAGSCVAVTGSHNPADYNGFKIVVGGETLSGAAIADLHARISAGRLPVADEPGRLQQRDVGDDYIQRIADDVQLDRPLKVVADAGNGVGGELAPRLLEAIGAEVVPLYCDVDGTFPNHHPDPSEPHNLEDLVQTVRRFDADLGVAFDGDADRLGVVTKDGAVIYPDRLLMLFAADVLQRNPGALVIYDVKCTGKLSDYVLRNGGSPLVWKTGHSLIKAKMRETDAELAGEMSGHFFFKERWYGFDDGLYAAARLLEILAQREEAPSEVLAELPESVATPEIKLPVDGQDAHALVADLVAQAQQEDSPFAGARLLTIDGLRADFPDGWGLVRASNTTPVLVLRFEADTAAALERIKALFRAQLQALLPGLAPTF, encoded by the coding sequence ATGAGCGAGGCAACACAAGCGCGGCCGGTGCCGCACGGTTTGCGCAAGGTGGCGCCTCTGCTGACGGTGCTGCTGGTGCTGTTGGTCGTCTGGTTCGGTTGGAGCGGGGTCGAGCAATGGCGGGCCGAGCAGGCCGCCGCCACGCTGGAGCAGGCCCGCGATGCGGCGGTGGCGCAGACCCAGCAGGCGCTGGCGGGCGTGGGCAAACGCCTGTCCGAGCGCCTGCAGCAGCCGGCCGTGCAGGCGGCCCTGCGCCGTGGCGACGCCGCGGCCGCCGCCCAGGCGCTGCGTGCGGACTGGCCGCAGGCCGAGGATGCGCAGGTGCTGCCGGCTGACCTGGAGCCGGGCTACGCCGATGCGCCGCGCTTCGGCTACGGCCGCCTGGCGCTGCTGGAGCAGGCCCTGCTGACCGACAAGCTCGCCAGCGCGGTGATCCGCGACGGCGGCGGCCCGCGCCTGGGGCTGGCTGCGCCGGTGTCGCTGGGCGACAACGCCGGGGTGGTCTACCTGCGCCTGCCGCTGGCGCTGCTGACCGACCCGGTCGCGCAGGCGTCGGTGCCCGGCACCGGCTACCTGGCCCTGCGCCAGGGCAACTACGACGTGGTTGCCGCTGGCAACACTGCGCTGCACGACCGCGCCGACGCGCTGTCGCGCCCGGTCGGCGACAGCGGCCTGCGCATGGTCGCCTCGCTGCCGGATACCGAAGCCGGTCCGCTGGGGCTGGACGCGCTGCCCTGCCTGCTGGTCGCCGGCCTGTGCGCGGTGCTGGGCGCGCTGCTGTTGCTGGCCGCGCGCGGGCGCCTGCCGCAGCCGCGGGTGCGCCGCGCCGGCGCGGCGGCCGTCGAAGAGCACACCTTGCAGCAGAGCCTGCAACGCCAGGAGCCGCCCCCGCCGCCGCCACCGGCCACCGAGGAGGCCGCGCCGCCCAGGCCGGTGCCGACGTTCACGGTGGCGCCGGGGATCTTCCGCGCCTACGACATCCGCGGCGTGGTCGGCCGCGACCTCAGCCCGCAGGTCGCGGCGCTGATCGGCCAGGCGATCGGCGCGGTGATGCAGGAGCAGGGGCTAAACGAGGTGGTGGTCGGCCGCGATGGCCGCCTGTCCGGGCCGGAGCTGTCGGCCGCGCTGATCGAAGGCCTGCGCCGCGCCGGCTGCCATGTCACCGACATCGGCCTGGCGCCGACCCCGGTGGTGTACTTCGCGGCCTACCACCTGCGCGCCGGCAGTTGCGTGGCGGTGACCGGCAGCCACAACCCGGCCGACTACAACGGCTTCAAGATCGTGGTCGGCGGCGAGACCCTGTCCGGTGCGGCCATCGCCGACCTGCATGCGCGGATCAGCGCCGGCCGCCTGCCGGTGGCCGACGAACCGGGTCGGCTGCAGCAGCGCGACGTCGGCGACGACTACATCCAGCGCATCGCCGACGACGTGCAGCTGGACCGCCCGCTCAAGGTCGTGGCCGATGCCGGCAACGGCGTCGGCGGCGAACTGGCGCCGCGGCTGCTGGAGGCGATCGGCGCCGAGGTCGTGCCGCTGTACTGCGATGTCGACGGCACCTTCCCCAACCACCATCCCGACCCCAGCGAGCCGCACAACCTGGAGGACCTGGTGCAGACCGTGCGGCGCTTCGACGCCGACCTGGGCGTGGCCTTCGACGGCGACGCCGACCGCCTCGGCGTGGTCACCAAGGACGGCGCGGTGATCTATCCGGACCGCCTGCTGATGCTGTTCGCCGCCGACGTGCTGCAACGCAATCCCGGCGCGCTGGTGATCTACGACGTCAAGTGCACCGGCAAGCTGTCCGACTACGTGTTGCGCAACGGCGGCAGCCCGTTGGTGTGGAAGACCGGGCACTCGCTGATCAAGGCGAAGATGCGCGAGACCGACGCCGAACTGGCCGGCGAGATGAGCGGCCATTTCTTCTTCAAGGAACGTTGGTACGGCTTCGACGATGGCCTGTACGCGGCGGCGCGGCTGCTGGAGATCCTGGCCCAGCGCGAGGAGGCGCCCTCGGAGGTGCTGGCCGAACTGCCCGAGAGCGTGGCCACGCCGGAGATCAAGCTGCCGGTGGACGGGCAGGACGCGCATGCGCTGGTCGCCGACCTGGTCGCCCAGGCGCAGCAGGAGGACTCGCCGTTCGCCGGCGCGCGGTTGCTGACCATCGACGGCCTGCGCGCCGATTTCCCCGATGGCTGGGGCCTGGTGCGCGCCTCCAACACCACGCCGGTGCTGGTGTTGCGCTTCGAGGCCGACACGGCGGCGGCGCTGGAACGGATCAAGGCGCTGTTCCGCGCCCAGTTGCAGGCGCTGCTGCCGGGCCTGGCGCCGACCTTCTGA
- a CDS encoding AmpG family muropeptide MFS transporter, with product MSEVAKPRRSWQQVLANLREPKVLAMLLLGFSSGLPLYLVGNTLGFWMRKEGAELSTIGFLSWAGLAYSMKFLWAPIVDKTDVPLLGGLGRRRGWMLLSQVVVAVGLVGMALIQPKGGSLLFFGVAWEHIAVFGAMAVVVAFASSTQDIVIDAWRIEIADNSEQLGLLTSSSALGYRSALLVTDALILMVAARVGWQVSYEVMAALMAVGVVAVLMAREPAREVAAVQAQTARLWTPRGLFDAVIGPFVAFFHEHRSAAILMLLAISVYRLADFVMGPMANPFYVDIGLSEDVVGAVRGSVGLVATFIGIAAAGLVSVRWGVLAALLAGAVLGPCSNLAFAWLAYDGADLSRFATAMAIDNFANGFAGTALIAYMSSLTSIGYTATQYALLSSFYAMPGKALKGFSGWCVQTLAQGRTLLEGYALFFIGTALMAIPVVILCALLIVHQRRRAIAAPS from the coding sequence ATGAGCGAGGTCGCCAAGCCGCGCCGGTCCTGGCAACAGGTGCTGGCCAATCTGCGCGAGCCCAAGGTGCTGGCCATGCTGTTGCTGGGCTTCAGTTCCGGCCTGCCGCTGTACCTGGTCGGCAACACGCTCGGCTTCTGGATGCGTAAGGAAGGCGCTGAATTGAGCACGATCGGCTTCCTGTCCTGGGCGGGGCTGGCCTACTCGATGAAGTTCCTGTGGGCCCCGATCGTCGACAAGACCGACGTGCCGCTGCTGGGGGGGCTCGGGCGCCGACGCGGCTGGATGCTGCTGTCGCAGGTGGTGGTGGCGGTGGGCCTAGTCGGTATGGCGCTGATCCAGCCCAAAGGCGGCAGCCTGCTGTTCTTCGGCGTGGCCTGGGAACACATCGCCGTGTTCGGGGCGATGGCGGTCGTGGTCGCCTTCGCCTCCTCGACCCAGGATATCGTGATCGACGCCTGGCGCATCGAGATCGCCGACAACAGCGAGCAACTGGGCCTTCTGACCTCATCGTCGGCACTGGGCTACCGCTCCGCGCTGCTGGTCACCGACGCCTTGATCCTGATGGTCGCCGCGCGGGTCGGCTGGCAGGTTTCCTACGAGGTGATGGCGGCGCTGATGGCCGTGGGCGTGGTTGCGGTGCTGATGGCGCGTGAACCGGCGCGCGAGGTGGCCGCGGTGCAGGCGCAGACGGCGCGGCTGTGGACGCCGCGCGGCCTGTTCGACGCGGTGATAGGTCCGTTCGTGGCGTTCTTTCACGAGCATCGCAGCGCCGCGATCCTGATGCTGCTGGCAATCAGCGTCTACCGCCTGGCGGATTTCGTGATGGGCCCCATGGCCAACCCGTTCTACGTCGACATCGGCCTGTCCGAAGACGTCGTCGGTGCCGTCCGCGGGTCGGTGGGCTTGGTGGCGACGTTCATCGGCATCGCCGCTGCTGGCTTGGTGTCGGTGCGTTGGGGGGTGCTGGCGGCGTTGCTGGCCGGCGCGGTGCTGGGCCCGTGTTCGAATCTCGCGTTTGCCTGGCTGGCCTACGACGGTGCCGACCTGTCGCGCTTCGCCACCGCGATGGCAATCGACAACTTCGCCAACGGCTTCGCCGGGACGGCGTTGATCGCCTATATGTCCAGCCTGACCAGCATCGGCTACACCGCCACCCAGTATGCTCTGCTCAGTTCGTTCTACGCCATGCCCGGCAAGGCGCTGAAAGGCTTTTCCGGCTGGTGCGTGCAGACCCTGGCGCAGGGACGCACGTTGCTGGAAGGCTATGCGTTGTTCTTCATCGGGACCGCGCTGATGGCGATCCCCGTGGTGATCCTGTGTGCGTTGTTGATCGTGCATCAGCGCCGTCGCGCCATCGCCGCGCCGTCTTGA
- the radC gene encoding RadC family protein, protein MHISDWPCEERPREKLLARGPRALSDAELLAIFLGSGLPGSDAVRTSRELLHRHGPLRTLLDLSPGDLVRLPGLGPARACQLSAALELGQRHLAAELQRGDTLSNPITAGRYFAQRLRSRPYEVFAALFLDTRHRWLAFEELFQGTLDGAEVHPREVVRRALTLNAAAVIIGHNHPSGNPEPSPADRAVTQRLKQALDLIDVRLLDHFIVGDGVPVSMASRGWA, encoded by the coding sequence ATGCACATCTCCGACTGGCCCTGCGAAGAACGTCCCCGGGAAAAACTGCTGGCGCGCGGTCCCCGGGCCCTTTCCGACGCCGAACTGCTGGCGATCTTCCTCGGCTCCGGCCTGCCCGGCAGCGACGCGGTGCGCACCTCGCGCGAGCTGCTGCACCGGCACGGGCCGCTGCGCACCCTGCTGGACCTGTCGCCCGGCGACCTGGTGCGCCTGCCCGGGCTGGGGCCGGCGCGGGCCTGCCAGCTGTCGGCGGCGCTGGAACTGGGCCAGCGCCACCTGGCCGCGGAACTGCAGCGCGGCGACACCCTCAGCAACCCGATCACCGCCGGCCGCTACTTCGCGCAACGCCTGCGGTCGCGGCCGTACGAAGTGTTCGCCGCCTTGTTCCTGGACACCCGGCACCGCTGGCTGGCCTTCGAGGAACTGTTCCAGGGCACCCTGGACGGCGCCGAGGTGCACCCGCGCGAGGTGGTCCGGCGCGCGCTCACGCTCAACGCCGCGGCGGTGATCATCGGCCACAACCATCCGTCCGGAAACCCGGAACCCTCGCCCGCCGACCGCGCGGTCACCCAGCGGCTGAAACAGGCGCTGGACCTGATCGACGTGCGCCTGCTCGACCACTTCATCGTCGGCGACGGCGTGCCGGTGTCGATGGCGTCGCGCGGCTGGGCCTGA
- the argS gene encoding arginine--tRNA ligase produces the protein MKSQLRALIGQGIEALRANGTLPADTLPPDFVVERPKTREHGDFATNAAMLLAKAARTNPRALAQQLVDALPANDDVSQVEIAGPGFINFHLGPGAYQREVLTVLKQGEDYGRSLVGNGRTVGVEYVSANPTGPLHVGHGRAAAIGDCLARLLEANGWNAKREFYYNDGGNQIENLARSVQARAQGKTPDSPDWPEEGYRGDYIQDVADAYLAGAAVDLEGHVVTGARDPQDLDAIRRFAVAYLRNEQNHDLAAFGVDFDIYFLESSLYRDGKVEEAVQKLIASGHTYEDGGALWLKSTDFGDDKDRVMRKSDGTYTYFVPDVAYHLSKWQRGYVRAITELGADHHGSLARVRAGLQAMDLGIPKGWPEYVLHQMVTVMRGGEEVKLSKRAGSYLTLRDLIEEAGRDATRWFLIARKPDSQLTFDIDLARQQSNDNPVFYVQYAHARVCSLLRQAQEKKLDYDQADGQAQLNRLNDATSLELMQELSRYPEVVENAGHALEPHLIAQYLRELATAFHTWYHGTPVLVDDAGERNAKLTLAVAAQQVLANGLNLLGVSAPEKM, from the coding sequence GTGAAATCCCAACTCCGCGCCCTGATCGGTCAAGGCATCGAAGCCTTGCGCGCCAATGGCACCCTGCCGGCCGACACCCTGCCGCCGGACTTCGTGGTCGAGCGGCCCAAGACCCGCGAGCACGGCGACTTCGCCACCAACGCGGCGATGCTGCTGGCCAAGGCCGCGCGCACCAATCCGCGCGCCCTCGCCCAGCAGCTGGTGGACGCGCTGCCGGCCAACGACGACGTGAGCCAGGTCGAGATCGCCGGCCCCGGCTTCATCAATTTCCACCTCGGCCCCGGCGCCTACCAGCGCGAGGTGCTGACGGTGCTCAAGCAGGGCGAGGACTACGGCCGCAGCCTGGTCGGCAACGGCCGCACCGTGGGCGTGGAGTACGTCTCGGCCAACCCGACCGGGCCGCTGCACGTCGGCCACGGCCGCGCCGCGGCCATCGGCGACTGCCTGGCGCGCCTGCTAGAGGCCAACGGCTGGAACGCCAAGCGCGAGTTCTACTACAACGACGGCGGCAACCAGATCGAGAATCTGGCCCGCTCGGTGCAGGCGCGCGCCCAGGGCAAGACCCCGGACAGCCCGGACTGGCCGGAGGAAGGCTACCGCGGCGACTACATCCAGGACGTGGCCGACGCCTACCTGGCCGGCGCCGCAGTGGACCTGGAGGGCCACGTGGTCACCGGCGCCAGGGATCCGCAGGACCTGGACGCGATCCGCCGCTTCGCCGTGGCCTACCTGCGCAACGAGCAGAACCACGACCTGGCCGCGTTCGGCGTGGATTTCGACATCTACTTCCTGGAAAGCTCGCTGTACCGCGACGGCAAGGTCGAGGAGGCGGTGCAGAAGCTGATCGCCTCCGGCCACACCTACGAGGACGGCGGCGCGCTGTGGCTGAAATCCACCGATTTCGGCGACGACAAGGACCGGGTGATGCGCAAGTCCGACGGCACCTACACCTACTTCGTGCCGGACGTGGCCTACCACCTGAGCAAGTGGCAGCGCGGCTACGTGCGCGCCATCACCGAACTGGGCGCCGACCACCACGGCTCGCTGGCGCGGGTGCGCGCCGGCCTGCAGGCGATGGACCTGGGTATCCCCAAGGGCTGGCCGGAGTACGTGCTGCACCAGATGGTGACGGTGATGCGCGGCGGCGAGGAAGTGAAGCTGTCCAAGCGCGCCGGCAGCTACCTGACCCTGCGCGACCTGATCGAGGAAGCCGGCCGTGACGCCACGCGCTGGTTCCTGATCGCGCGCAAGCCCGATTCGCAACTCACCTTCGACATCGACCTGGCCCGCCAGCAGAGCAACGACAACCCGGTGTTCTACGTGCAGTACGCGCATGCCCGCGTGTGCAGCCTGCTGCGCCAGGCGCAGGAGAAGAAGCTGGACTACGACCAGGCCGATGGCCAGGCGCAACTGAACCGGCTGAACGACGCGACCTCGCTGGAACTGATGCAGGAACTCTCGCGCTACCCGGAAGTGGTGGAGAATGCGGGGCATGCGCTGGAGCCGCACCTGATCGCGCAATACCTGCGCGAACTGGCCACGGCCTTCCACACCTGGTACCACGGCACGCCGGTGCTGGTGGACGACGCCGGCGAGCGCAACGCCAAGCTGACCCTGGCGGTGGCGGCGCAGCAGGTGCTGGCGAACGGTCTGAATCTCCTGGGCGTTTCGGCCCCGGAAAAAATGTGA
- a CDS encoding SPOR domain-containing protein, protein MAARRGKTQARRNTGNGTPGWVWLIAGAAIAAVVFLGAPGLFKKDGDFLRVSGPRANPDAQPAPVADADVDAAPDLPKPAANAAGSTKPEAKKDAQTQYDFYTLLPGKEVQMSDAELAASARAEAARQAKAQAAAGATAAATGTTPAAATAAPTATAANPTPLPETPSAVAGTSAAAAAAKPSAATATPVATTAPAAAAAAAAPDTARYILQAGSFGASGDAESTKAKLAMLGLSARVESAQISGKTVYRVRMGPYGTASELAEAKQKLNGSGLSAIAIKAQ, encoded by the coding sequence ATGGCAGCACGACGCGGTAAGACCCAGGCTCGACGCAACACCGGCAACGGCACGCCCGGGTGGGTGTGGCTGATCGCCGGCGCGGCGATCGCCGCGGTGGTGTTCCTCGGCGCGCCGGGCCTGTTCAAGAAGGACGGCGACTTCCTGCGGGTCAGCGGCCCGCGCGCCAATCCGGACGCGCAACCGGCGCCGGTGGCCGATGCCGACGTCGATGCGGCCCCGGACCTGCCCAAGCCCGCCGCCAACGCGGCCGGCAGCACCAAGCCGGAGGCGAAGAAGGACGCGCAGACCCAGTACGACTTCTACACCCTGCTGCCCGGCAAGGAAGTGCAGATGTCCGACGCCGAGCTGGCCGCCAGCGCGCGCGCGGAAGCGGCCCGCCAGGCCAAGGCGCAGGCCGCGGCGGGTGCGACTGCCGCCGCGACCGGCACCACGCCGGCGGCGGCCACGGCCGCGCCGACCGCGACCGCGGCCAATCCGACCCCGCTGCCGGAAACGCCGAGCGCGGTCGCCGGCACCAGCGCCGCGGCGGCCGCCGCCAAGCCCTCGGCCGCCACGGCAACGCCGGTCGCGACCACCGCCCCGGCCGCTGCAGCGGCGGCCGCCGCACCCGACACCGCGCGCTACATCCTGCAGGCCGGCTCGTTCGGCGCCTCCGGCGACGCCGAGTCGACCAAGGCCAAGCTGGCGATGCTGGGCCTGTCGGCACGGGTGGAATCGGCGCAGATCAGCGGCAAGACCGTCTACCGCGTGCGCATGGGGCCCTATGGCACCGCCAGC
- a CDS encoding exodeoxyribonuclease III: MRIISFNANGLRSAATKGFFEWFTTQQADVLCVQETKAQEHQLAGPAFLPDGYRAWFRDASTKKGYSGVAIYSKREPDEVRTALGWPEFDEEGRYLEARFGNLSVVSFYIPSGSSGELRQGYKFQVMDWLRPILVEWLHSGRDYVLCGDWNIVRSALDIKNWKSNQKNSGCLPAERDWLNGLCADRAEDADPASGRGWVDAYRALHPEGQDYTWWSNRGAARANDVGWRIDYQFVTPTLRERLQGCSIYTAQRFSDHAPFTVDYTP; this comes from the coding sequence ATGCGCATCATCAGCTTCAACGCCAACGGCCTGCGGTCGGCCGCCACCAAGGGCTTTTTCGAGTGGTTCACCACCCAGCAGGCGGATGTGCTGTGCGTGCAGGAGACCAAGGCGCAGGAGCATCAGCTGGCCGGGCCGGCGTTCCTGCCGGACGGTTACCGGGCCTGGTTCCGCGACGCCAGCACCAAGAAGGGCTATAGCGGCGTGGCCATCTACAGCAAGCGTGAACCGGACGAGGTGCGCACCGCGCTGGGCTGGCCGGAATTCGACGAGGAAGGCCGCTACCTCGAGGCGCGCTTCGGCAACCTGAGCGTGGTGTCCTTCTACATCCCCTCCGGCTCCTCCGGCGAGCTGCGCCAGGGCTACAAGTTCCAGGTCATGGACTGGCTGCGGCCGATCCTGGTCGAATGGCTGCACAGCGGCCGCGACTACGTGCTGTGCGGCGACTGGAACATCGTGCGCTCGGCGCTGGACATCAAGAACTGGAAGTCGAACCAGAAGAACTCCGGCTGCCTGCCGGCCGAGCGCGACTGGCTCAACGGCCTGTGCGCCGACCGTGCCGAGGATGCCGACCCGGCCAGCGGTCGCGGCTGGGTCGACGCCTACCGCGCGCTGCATCCGGAGGGCCAGGACTACACCTGGTGGAGCAACCGCGGCGCGGCGCGCGCCAACGACGTGGGTTGGCGCATCGACTATCAGTTCGTCACCCCGACCCTGCGCGAGCGCCTGCAGGGCTGTTCCATCTACACCGCCCAGCGTTTCTCCGACCATGCGCCGTTCACGGTGGATTACACGCCATGA
- the dut gene encoding dUTP diphosphatase produces MSTPTPYPLQVKLLDPRFGDSWPLPDYATEASAGLDLRAATEAPLTLAPGDTALIPSGLSIYIADPQLCAVVLPRSGLGHRHGIVLGNGTGLIDADYQGPLLISVWNRGREDFTIAPGDRIAQLVVMPVVRVALQVVDTFADSARGSGGFGHTGVR; encoded by the coding sequence ATGAGCACTCCCACGCCCTATCCGCTGCAGGTCAAGCTGCTCGATCCGCGCTTCGGCGACAGCTGGCCGCTGCCCGACTACGCCACCGAAGCCAGCGCCGGACTCGACCTGCGCGCGGCCACCGAGGCGCCGCTGACCCTGGCCCCGGGGGACACCGCGCTGATTCCCAGCGGCCTGTCCATCTACATTGCCGATCCGCAGCTGTGCGCGGTGGTGCTGCCGCGCTCGGGCCTGGGCCACCGCCACGGCATCGTGCTCGGCAACGGCACCGGCCTGATCGATGCCGATTACCAGGGACCGCTGCTGATCAGCGTCTGGAACCGCGGCCGCGAGGACTTCACCATCGCCCCCGGCGATCGCATCGCGCAACTGGTGGTGATGCCGGTTGTGCGCGTCGCCCTGCAGGTGGTGGATACTTTCGCCGACAGCGCCAGGGGATCGGGTGGATTCGGCCATACCGGAGTGCGCTGA